The Tardiphaga alba genome includes a window with the following:
- a CDS encoding SDR family oxidoreductase: protein MTHNAPKITIVTGASRGLGRNTALAVARHGGDVVVTYQSRAEDAQAVVAEIEAMGRKAVALQLDTGDVAAFPGFVERLRTALKATFGRDTFDHLVNNAGHGDYALLAETTEASFDRLVNVQFKGVLFLTQALLPIIVDGGRIVNLSSGLTRMTLPGYGAYSAMKGAVEVLTRYLAKELGGRGIAVNTVAPGAIETDFGGGVVRDNAETNKHIASVTALGRVGVPDDIGPMIASLLSEDNRWVNAQRIEVSGGQGL, encoded by the coding sequence ATGACCCACAACGCCCCCAAGATTACCATTGTCACCGGCGCCAGCCGCGGCCTCGGCCGCAATACCGCGCTGGCGGTCGCCCGCCATGGCGGCGATGTCGTCGTCACCTATCAGAGCCGCGCCGAGGATGCGCAGGCTGTGGTTGCGGAGATCGAGGCCATGGGCCGCAAGGCGGTGGCCCTGCAGCTCGACACCGGCGATGTCGCGGCGTTTCCCGGCTTCGTCGAGCGGCTGCGCACCGCGCTGAAGGCCACTTTCGGTCGCGACACCTTCGACCACCTCGTCAATAATGCCGGCCACGGCGATTACGCGCTGCTCGCCGAGACCACCGAAGCGTCGTTTGATCGGCTGGTGAATGTCCAGTTCAAGGGCGTGCTGTTTCTCACCCAGGCGCTGCTGCCGATCATCGTCGATGGCGGTCGCATCGTGAACTTGTCTTCCGGCCTGACCCGCATGACGCTGCCGGGCTACGGCGCCTATTCGGCCATGAAGGGCGCAGTGGAAGTGCTGACGCGCTATCTGGCCAAGGAGCTGGGCGGCCGTGGCATTGCCGTGAATACGGTGGCGCCTGGGGCGATCGAGACCGATTTCGGCGGCGGCGTGGTGCGCGACAATGCCGAGACGAACAAGCACATCGCCAGCGTGACGGCACTCGGCCGCGTCGGCGTGCCCGACGATATCGGACCGATGATTGCGAGCTTGCTGTCGGAGGACAATCGCTGGGTCAATGCGCAGCGGATCGAGGTCTCGGGCGGTCAGGGGCTTTAA
- a CDS encoding M3 family metallopeptidase: protein MSETKGAVASNGLDRPLELNPLLDPEPAQPNPLLEPWQTPFETPPFDRIKPEHFMPAFEQAFADHAGEIAAIVNDVAAPDFANTITALERSGKLLSKVASVFYDLVSAHSNPAILEIDKDVSLRMARHWNPIMMNAVLFGRIAALRDNAASLHLKPEQARLLERTYTRFHRAGAGLDDAAKARMAEINERLAHLGTTFSHHLLGDEQEWSMELGENDLDGLSDSFIASARAAAEERGKPGKAIVTTSRSSMEPFLQSSLRRDLREKAYKAFIQRGNNGNANDNNTTIVEILKLREESAKLLGYPTFAAYRLEDSMAKTPEAVRNLLERVWKPARARALADRDALQELIAEEGGNFKLAAWDWRHYAEKLRQRRANFDDAAIKPYLALDNMIAAQFDVATKLFGVTFHERKDVPVWHPDVRVWEVKDAKGEHKALFYGDYFARASKRSGAWMTSLRDQQKLDGDTAPLVLNICNFAKGTNGQPSLLSPDDARTLFHEFGHGLHGMLSNVTYPSLSGTSVFTDFVELPSQLYEHWQERPEVLQQFAKHYQTGEALPDDLLKRFIAARKFNQGFATVEFVSSALIDLEFHTQPASASTDVAAFEKRELEKIGMPEEIALRHRPTQFAHIFSGDHYASGYYSYMWSEVMDADAFGAFEEAGNIFDAATAKRLHDDIYSSGGSVDPEAAYVAFRGRAPEADALLRRRGLLDAA, encoded by the coding sequence ATGTCGGAAACGAAGGGCGCGGTTGCGTCGAATGGTCTCGATCGTCCGTTGGAGCTCAATCCCCTGCTGGATCCGGAACCCGCCCAGCCCAATCCTTTGCTCGAGCCGTGGCAGACTCCGTTCGAAACCCCGCCATTCGACCGGATCAAGCCCGAACACTTCATGCCAGCCTTCGAGCAGGCCTTTGCCGATCATGCCGGCGAGATCGCCGCCATCGTCAACGATGTCGCGGCACCCGATTTTGCGAATACGATCACCGCGCTGGAGCGCTCCGGCAAGTTGCTCTCGAAAGTGGCGTCGGTGTTCTACGACCTCGTGTCCGCGCATTCCAATCCCGCGATCCTGGAGATCGACAAGGACGTGTCGCTGCGGATGGCGCGGCACTGGAATCCCATCATGATGAATGCGGTGCTGTTCGGCCGCATCGCCGCCTTGCGCGACAATGCCGCCAGCCTGCATCTGAAGCCCGAACAGGCGCGCCTGCTGGAGCGCACCTATACGCGCTTCCACCGCGCCGGCGCCGGCCTCGATGATGCCGCCAAGGCGCGGATGGCGGAGATCAACGAGCGTCTCGCCCATCTCGGCACGACCTTCAGCCATCATCTGCTCGGTGACGAACAGGAATGGTCCATGGAGCTCGGCGAGAACGATCTCGATGGGCTCAGTGACAGCTTCATCGCCTCGGCCAGAGCGGCGGCAGAGGAGCGCGGCAAGCCCGGCAAGGCGATCGTCACCACGTCGCGGTCGTCGATGGAGCCGTTCCTGCAGAGCTCATTGCGGCGCGATCTGCGCGAGAAGGCCTACAAGGCGTTCATCCAGCGCGGCAATAACGGCAATGCCAACGACAACAACACGACGATCGTCGAGATCCTGAAGCTCCGCGAGGAGAGTGCGAAGCTGCTGGGCTATCCGACCTTCGCCGCCTACCGCCTCGAAGACTCCATGGCCAAGACCCCGGAAGCCGTTCGCAATCTGCTGGAGCGCGTCTGGAAGCCCGCGCGGGCCCGCGCGCTCGCCGATCGCGATGCGCTGCAGGAGCTGATCGCGGAGGAGGGCGGCAATTTCAAGCTGGCCGCCTGGGATTGGCGCCATTACGCCGAGAAGCTGCGCCAGCGCCGCGCCAATTTCGACGATGCGGCGATCAAGCCCTATCTCGCGCTCGACAACATGATCGCCGCGCAATTCGACGTGGCGACCAAACTGTTCGGCGTCACCTTCCATGAGCGCAAGGATGTGCCGGTGTGGCATCCCGATGTGCGCGTCTGGGAGGTCAAGGACGCCAAGGGCGAGCACAAGGCGCTGTTCTATGGCGACTATTTTGCGCGCGCGTCGAAGCGTTCGGGCGCCTGGATGACCTCGCTGCGCGACCAGCAGAAGCTCGACGGTGACACCGCGCCGCTGGTGCTGAATATCTGCAACTTCGCCAAGGGCACGAATGGCCAGCCGTCGCTGCTGTCGCCGGACGATGCACGCACGCTGTTCCATGAATTCGGTCATGGCCTGCACGGCATGCTGTCGAACGTGACCTATCCGTCGCTGTCGGGCACCTCGGTATTCACCGATTTCGTCGAGCTGCCGTCGCAGCTCTATGAGCACTGGCAGGAACGGCCCGAAGTGCTGCAGCAATTCGCCAAGCACTATCAGACCGGCGAGGCGCTGCCCGACGATCTGTTGAAGCGCTTTATCGCCGCGCGCAAATTCAATCAGGGGTTCGCCACGGTGGAGTTCGTGTCCTCTGCGCTAATCGATCTCGAATTCCACACCCAGCCGGCATCGGCCTCCACCGATGTCGCGGCCTTCGAGAAGAGGGAGCTGGAGAAGATCGGCATGCCCGAGGAAATCGCGCTGCGCCACCGTCCGACGCAATTCGCGCATATCTTCTCCGGCGATCATTATGCCTCCGGCTATTACAGCTATATGTGGTCGGAAGTGATGGATGCCGATGCGTTCGGCGCCTTCGAGGAGGCCGGCAACATTTTCGACGCCGCCACCGCCAAGCGGCTCCATGATGATATCTACTCGTCCGGCGGTTCGGTGGATCCGGAAGCCGCCTATGTCGCGTTCCGTGGCCGTGCGCCTGAGGCCGATGCGCTGCTGCGCCGGCGCGGCTTGCTGGATGCGGCCTGA
- a CDS encoding DUF1007 family protein produces the protein MIRRLFGLCALLAVSLGGIATAAAHPHVFVAARSELLYAPDGTITGVRHAWTFDDMFSTYALQGIPSKVPGQYTREELAPLAQTNVESLQEYKFFTFAEANGKKELFNDPVDYYLEKTDAGLTLHFTLPFKAPFKTKQLALEVFDPSYFIDFGLEKTDPIKLVGAPASCTMAIQRPSDGGAAKAQTMNEDTFMNGENSNFGAMFANKVTVDCP, from the coding sequence GTGATCCGACGTCTCTTTGGACTTTGCGCGCTGTTGGCCGTGTCCCTTGGCGGCATCGCGACGGCTGCCGCGCATCCCCACGTCTTTGTCGCTGCGCGGAGCGAGTTGCTCTACGCGCCGGACGGCACCATCACCGGCGTGCGCCACGCTTGGACTTTTGACGACATGTTCTCGACCTATGCGCTGCAGGGCATCCCGAGCAAAGTGCCCGGGCAATATACCCGCGAGGAACTGGCGCCGCTGGCCCAGACCAATGTGGAATCGCTGCAGGAATACAAGTTCTTCACCTTCGCCGAGGCGAACGGCAAGAAAGAGCTCTTCAACGATCCCGTCGATTACTATCTCGAGAAAACCGACGCCGGCCTCACGCTGCATTTCACGCTGCCGTTCAAGGCACCGTTCAAGACCAAGCAACTGGCGCTCGAAGTGTTCGATCCCTCCTACTTCATCGATTTCGGCCTGGAGAAGACCGATCCGATCAAGCTGGTCGGCGCACCGGCCTCCTGCACCATGGCGATCCAGCGCCCGTCCGATGGCGGCGCAGCCAAAGCGCAGACCATGAATGAAGACACCTTCATGAATGGCGAGAACAGCAATTTCGGCGCGATGTTCGCCAACAAGGTGACGGTGGACTGTCCATGA
- a CDS encoding SPFH domain-containing protein, protein MSGFDIFAIAIALLIIFTLFAGVKTVPQGFDWTIERFGKFTRTLSPGLNLIIPYFDRVGRKVNMMEQVIEIPEQEVITKDNATVGVDGVAFFQVFDAAKASYEVANLQQAIVVLTMTNIRSVMGSMDLDKMLSHRDEINERLLRVVDAAVAPWGIKVNRIEIKDIAPPADLVEAMGRQMKAERVKRADILQAEGQRQSEILRAEGAKQSQILQAEGRREAAFRDAEARERAAEAEAKATEMVSEAIGRGDVAALNYFIADKYIKAFGQLAESPNQKVIMLPLEASSMLSSLAGIGEIAKATFGEQAAANQAARRAGSVPPTTPPRS, encoded by the coding sequence ATGTCCGGGTTTGATATTTTTGCCATTGCGATTGCACTGCTGATCATCTTCACGCTGTTTGCCGGCGTGAAAACGGTGCCGCAGGGTTTTGACTGGACCATCGAGCGCTTCGGCAAATTCACCCGCACGTTGTCGCCCGGCCTCAATCTCATCATTCCTTATTTCGATCGTGTCGGCCGCAAGGTGAACATGATGGAGCAGGTGATCGAGATTCCGGAGCAGGAAGTCATCACCAAGGATAACGCCACCGTCGGCGTCGATGGCGTCGCCTTCTTCCAGGTCTTCGATGCCGCCAAGGCGAGCTACGAAGTTGCCAATCTGCAGCAGGCGATCGTCGTGCTGACCATGACCAACATCCGCTCGGTGATGGGCTCGATGGATCTCGACAAGATGCTGTCGCATCGCGACGAGATCAATGAGCGCCTGCTGCGCGTGGTCGATGCGGCCGTCGCGCCGTGGGGCATCAAGGTCAACCGCATCGAGATCAAGGACATCGCGCCGCCGGCCGATCTGGTCGAGGCGATGGGCCGGCAGATGAAGGCCGAGCGCGTCAAGCGTGCCGACATTCTGCAGGCCGAAGGTCAGCGCCAGTCGGAAATCCTGCGTGCCGAAGGCGCCAAGCAGTCGCAGATCCTGCAGGCCGAAGGCCGCCGCGAAGCCGCGTTCCGCGATGCCGAAGCGCGCGAGCGCGCTGCCGAGGCCGAAGCCAAGGCGACCGAGATGGTCTCGGAGGCGATCGGCCGCGGTGACGTCGCAGCGCTGAACTACTTCATCGCCGACAAATATATCAAGGCATTCGGCCAGCTTGCGGAATCGCCAAACCAGAAGGTCATCATGCTGCCGCTGGAGGCCTCCTCCATGCTCAGCTCGCTGGCCGGCATCGGCGAGATCGCCAAGGCGACATTCGGCGAGCAGGCGGCAGCTAACCAGGCCGCGCGTCGCGCCGGCTCGGTGCCGCCGACCACGCCGCCGCGCAGCTAA
- a CDS encoding AraC family transcriptional regulator has translation MTDTLLDTVRRYVDAHGDAAGLAQTPIPGLTVIRVSEPGGLVHAIFQPLVCLVLQGAKQVNVGTESVTLNAGDSMLITVDLPTVSQIVQASAEQPYVSLVMHLDPAVIAELSLQMKAAPGADGFAIRNAPTDVEVSDAALRLMRLLDRPESVPVLHGQFVRELHYWLLTGRHGTAIRRLGWPDSHVQRVTRAVTILRQEFAQPLPVERLAAAAGMSASSFHEHFRSVTSLSPRQFQKQLRLIEARRLMMSEGATASSAAFTVGYQSVSQFTREYGRMFGTPPARDAETTRSWAESAA, from the coding sequence ATGACTGACACCCTGCTCGATACCGTCCGCCGCTATGTGGACGCCCATGGCGATGCCGCCGGCCTTGCCCAAACGCCCATTCCGGGCCTCACGGTGATCCGCGTCTCCGAGCCCGGCGGGCTCGTTCACGCTATTTTCCAACCGCTGGTGTGCCTCGTCCTGCAGGGCGCCAAACAGGTCAATGTCGGCACCGAAAGCGTGACCCTGAATGCCGGCGACAGCATGCTGATCACGGTTGACCTGCCCACGGTCAGCCAGATCGTCCAGGCCAGCGCGGAACAGCCCTATGTGTCGCTGGTGATGCATCTCGACCCTGCCGTGATTGCCGAACTGTCGCTGCAGATGAAAGCCGCGCCGGGCGCCGATGGCTTTGCCATCCGGAATGCGCCGACGGATGTGGAAGTCAGCGACGCCGCATTGCGCCTGATGCGTCTGCTGGATCGCCCGGAATCCGTGCCTGTGCTGCACGGCCAGTTCGTGCGCGAGCTGCATTACTGGCTGCTGACCGGCCGCCATGGCACCGCGATCCGCCGACTCGGTTGGCCGGACAGCCATGTGCAGCGGGTCACGCGCGCGGTGACGATCCTGCGCCAGGAATTCGCGCAGCCGCTGCCGGTGGAGCGCCTGGCGGCCGCCGCCGGCATGAGCGCATCGTCCTTCCACGAACATTTCCGCAGCGTGACATCGCTGTCACCGCGGCAATTCCAGAAGCAGCTGCGTCTGATCGAGGCGCGGCGACTGATGATGTCCGAAGGCGCGACGGCGAGTAGCGCAGCTTTCACCGTCGGCTATCAGAGCGTGTCGCAATTCACCCGCGAATACGGCCGCATGTTCGGCACACCGCCGGCACGCGACGCCGAAACGACGCGAAGCTGGGCGGAGAGTGCGGCTTAA
- a CDS encoding carboxymuconolactone decarboxylase family protein codes for MSRMEPLTPPYDAEIQAQFDAIMRGAPPLMLFRILAAHPRAWSKFRNASLLDRGPLSLREREIVIDRTCALTGCEYEWGVHIATFADAAQLSDEEIRATVNGVSNAGCWSPAEQALIAVVDALHHRATLSEAEFSDLRACYSEAQILEVMLLCGFYRTVSYIANGFDLPLEAKGARYPQ; via the coding sequence ATGTCACGCATGGAGCCTCTAACGCCGCCATATGATGCTGAAATCCAGGCCCAGTTCGATGCGATCATGCGCGGTGCACCGCCACTGATGCTATTTCGCATCCTGGCCGCTCACCCACGCGCATGGAGCAAGTTCCGCAACGCAAGTCTGCTTGATCGCGGGCCGCTGTCGTTGCGTGAGCGCGAGATCGTCATCGACAGGACCTGCGCTCTGACAGGGTGCGAATACGAATGGGGCGTCCATATCGCGACGTTTGCCGATGCCGCTCAGTTGTCGGACGAGGAAATCCGCGCGACCGTGAATGGCGTGTCGAACGCCGGGTGCTGGTCGCCAGCCGAGCAGGCTCTGATTGCGGTAGTTGATGCCTTGCATCACCGCGCAACATTGAGCGAGGCGGAGTTTAGCGATTTGCGCGCCTGCTACAGCGAGGCGCAGATTCTAGAGGTGATGCTGCTGTGCGGCTTTTATCGCACGGTGTCGTATATCGCGAATGGCTTCGACCTTCCCTTGGAAGCGAAAGGCGCACGGTATCCGCAATAG
- a CDS encoding NfeD family protein: MAEMFVTLGTWNWLIFGVLLMALELLAPGIFLFWLGLAAFLVGMLSFIITPGWQLQMLLFAVFAAAAVPIWRRVAQQKPGANPNPFLNKRTDALIGRVFTLDRPIVDGAGIVRVDDTIWRVSGPDVPAGTKVKIVQADGASLTVDVA; this comes from the coding sequence ATGGCAGAGATGTTCGTCACGCTCGGCACCTGGAACTGGCTGATCTTCGGCGTGCTGTTGATGGCGCTGGAATTGCTGGCGCCCGGCATCTTCCTGTTCTGGCTCGGCCTGGCAGCATTCCTGGTCGGCATGCTGTCCTTCATCATCACGCCGGGCTGGCAGTTGCAGATGCTGCTGTTCGCGGTGTTTGCGGCTGCTGCGGTGCCGATCTGGCGCCGCGTCGCGCAGCAGAAGCCCGGTGCCAATCCGAATCCATTTCTCAACAAGCGCACGGATGCATTGATCGGCCGTGTCTTCACGCTCGACCGCCCCATCGTCGATGGCGCCGGCATCGTCCGCGTCGATGACACGATCTGGCGTGTCAGCGGGCCCGATGTGCCTGCAGGCACAAAGGTGAAAATCGTGCAGGCCGACGGCGCGAGCTTGACGGTGGATGTGGCCTGA
- a CDS encoding winged helix-turn-helix transcriptional regulator, protein MTKTPVQDQKAVRGSRTGRPIMALLDLLGRRWTLRIIWELRDTTLTSRALREVCDDASPTVLQTRLAELREAGLVELQSGSGYGLTRTGRELLETFLPLHQFAERWQKRQETK, encoded by the coding sequence ATGACCAAAACGCCTGTGCAGGATCAGAAAGCCGTCCGCGGCTCCAGGACTGGCAGGCCAATTATGGCCCTGCTCGACTTGCTGGGCAGGCGCTGGACCCTGCGGATCATATGGGAATTGCGCGACACCACGCTCACGTCGCGGGCGCTCCGCGAGGTGTGCGACGACGCCTCGCCGACCGTGCTGCAAACGCGTCTGGCAGAACTCCGCGAGGCCGGGCTGGTCGAGCTGCAGTCGGGCAGCGGCTATGGCCTGACCAGAACCGGACGTGAGTTACTGGAGACTTTCCTGCCGCTCCACCAGTTCGCCGAACGTTGGCAAAAGCGGCAGGAGACGAAATAG
- a CDS encoding nickel/cobalt transporter: MVAVVAIADASVHAALAQNPFGAPKGVPDSQVGGIIGWLLTKQSEFYRAMSTTIRAAKSDGSAVWTLLGISFLYGIFHAAGPGHGKAVISSYLVANEETAKRGIALSFVSAFMQALVAVLIVGIGAWLLNVTARTMCSTERVIEIASYGLIAAFGLRLVWVKGRGFVRALRPSLRAGGPQLAMAHASAHAHSHSHDHGHDHHHHDHGHAHAHTAHAEAHAHADFHAHHDHAHHHHAHDDHCDHCGHSHGPTPDQLAGPGGWWRGLSAVLTVGIRPCSGAILVLVFALAQGLFWAGIAATFVMGLGTAITVATIAVIAVSAKGLAARLAGSRDGRGALIMRGIEFGAAGIVLVFGVGLLLGYLGTEPVRCF; encoded by the coding sequence ATGGTTGCGGTGGTCGCCATTGCAGATGCCTCCGTCCATGCCGCCCTCGCCCAAAATCCGTTCGGCGCCCCCAAGGGCGTTCCGGACTCTCAGGTCGGCGGCATCATTGGCTGGCTGCTGACAAAACAGTCCGAATTCTATCGCGCGATGTCCACGACGATCCGTGCCGCCAAGTCCGACGGCAGTGCGGTGTGGACGCTGCTCGGCATCTCGTTCCTCTACGGTATCTTTCATGCCGCCGGTCCCGGTCACGGCAAGGCGGTGATCTCGTCCTATCTCGTCGCCAATGAAGAGACGGCCAAACGCGGCATCGCGCTGTCGTTCGTCTCGGCCTTCATGCAGGCGCTGGTGGCGGTGCTGATCGTCGGCATCGGCGCCTGGCTGCTGAATGTCACGGCGCGCACCATGTGCAGCACCGAACGCGTCATCGAAATCGCCAGCTACGGCCTGATCGCTGCCTTTGGCTTGCGGCTGGTCTGGGTGAAAGGACGTGGCTTTGTCCGGGCGCTGCGACCGTCTCTCCGGGCTGGTGGCCCACAACTGGCGATGGCGCACGCCTCCGCGCATGCGCACAGCCATTCCCATGATCACGGGCACGACCACCACCATCATGACCACGGCCACGCGCATGCCCATACAGCGCATGCAGAGGCGCACGCCCACGCCGATTTTCATGCGCATCATGATCATGCGCACCATCACCATGCCCATGACGATCACTGCGACCATTGCGGCCACTCCCATGGCCCGACGCCGGATCAACTCGCTGGTCCCGGCGGCTGGTGGCGTGGATTGTCGGCGGTGCTTACCGTCGGCATCCGGCCGTGTTCGGGCGCGATCCTCGTGCTGGTGTTTGCGCTGGCGCAGGGCCTGTTCTGGGCCGGCATCGCCGCGACCTTCGTGATGGGCCTCGGCACCGCGATCACGGTTGCAACGATCGCCGTCATCGCCGTCTCCGCCAAGGGTCTCGCCGCGCGCCTCGCCGGCAGCCGCGACGGTCGCGGTGCGCTGATCATGCGTGGTATCGAGTTCGGTGCTGCGGGGATCGTGCTTGTGTTCGGCGTTGGTCTGTTGCTGGGTTACCTCGGCACTGAGCCGGTAAGGTGTTTCTAA
- the hemH gene encoding ferrochelatase, producing MTDAIALEKTPPAVTTQPERVGVLLVNLGTPDTADAKGVRVYLKEFLSDARVIENQGLLWKLVLNGIILNTRPRKKAKDYLKIWNTEKNESPLKTITRAQSDKLAAALGSHDHVVVDWAMRYGNPSMHDRIHAMAKQGCDRILVVPLYPQYSAATSATVCDQAFRVLADMRAQPTLRVTPPYYVDAPYIDALAVSIEKHLATLDFVPEMIVASFHGMPQKYIDKGDPYQSQCVATTEALRARLGPDAPKLLLTFQSRFGFDEWLQPYTDKTIEQLGKDGVKRLAVVMPGFSADCLETLEEIAQENCEIFRHNGGEKFSAIPCLNDSDEGMDMIRQLVLRELQGWI from the coding sequence ATGACAGACGCCATTGCCTTGGAAAAAACGCCGCCCGCCGTCACCACTCAGCCGGAGCGTGTCGGCGTTTTGCTCGTCAATCTCGGCACGCCTGACACGGCGGATGCCAAAGGTGTGCGCGTCTATCTCAAGGAATTCCTGTCCGATGCCCGCGTGATCGAGAATCAGGGGCTGCTGTGGAAGCTGGTGCTGAACGGCATCATCCTGAATACCCGCCCGCGCAAGAAGGCCAAGGACTATCTCAAGATCTGGAACACGGAGAAGAACGAGTCTCCGCTGAAGACGATCACCCGCGCACAATCCGACAAGCTTGCTGCAGCGCTCGGCAGCCATGATCATGTCGTGGTGGACTGGGCGATGCGCTACGGCAACCCCTCGATGCATGACCGCATCCATGCAATGGCGAAGCAGGGCTGTGACCGCATCCTCGTGGTGCCGCTCTATCCGCAATATTCCGCGGCGACATCCGCCACCGTCTGCGATCAGGCATTCCGCGTGCTGGCCGACATGCGCGCGCAGCCGACGCTCCGCGTGACGCCGCCTTACTATGTCGATGCCCCCTATATCGACGCGCTCGCCGTCTCCATCGAGAAGCATCTGGCGACACTGGATTTCGTGCCGGAAATGATCGTGGCCTCGTTCCACGGCATGCCGCAGAAATATATCGACAAGGGCGATCCCTATCAGTCGCAATGCGTGGCGACGACCGAAGCGCTGCGCGCACGGCTTGGGCCGGATGCACCGAAACTGCTGCTCACTTTCCAGTCGCGCTTCGGTTTCGATGAGTGGCTGCAGCCCTATACGGACAAGACCATCGAGCAGCTTGGCAAGGACGGCGTGAAGCGTCTTGCCGTTGTCATGCCGGGCTTTTCCGCCGATTGTCTGGAAACGCTCGAAGAAATCGCGCAGGAGAACTGCGAGATCTTCCGGCACAACGGTGGCGAGAAGTTTTCGGCGATCCCCTGCCTGAATGACAGCGACGAGGGCATGGATATGATCCGCCAACTCGTGCTGCGCGAGTTGCAAGGCTGGATTTGA
- a CDS encoding KpsF/GutQ family sugar-phosphate isomerase, with amino-acid sequence MALSKTPTSTMSDQASEAIASALRTLEAEASGVTALAAALQADLGPTFAAAADLIRNARGRLIITGLGKSGHIGRKIAATFASTGTPAFFVHAAEASHGDLGMITADDVILALSWSGEQPEMKNLITYATRFSIGLIAMTSEAGSTLALAADVALTLPKAREACPHNLAPSTSSLMMLAMGDALAIALLEGRGFTSRDFSVLHPGGKLGALLKYTRDLMHQGDMVPLKPLGTKMSDALVEMSAKGFGCVGIVDASGHVVGIVTDGDLRRHMRADLMTVSVDDVMTKNPKTISRDLLAGEALELLNTAKITAVLVTDGKKPVGIVHLHDLLRAGVA; translated from the coding sequence ATGGCGCTTTCCAAGACCCCGACTTCGACCATGAGCGATCAGGCCAGCGAGGCGATCGCCTCCGCGCTGCGCACGCTGGAGGCGGAAGCCAGTGGCGTCACCGCCCTCGCCGCAGCACTCCAGGCCGATCTCGGGCCGACTTTCGCGGCCGCCGCCGATCTGATCCGCAATGCCCGTGGCCGCCTGATCATCACGGGCCTCGGCAAGTCCGGCCATATCGGCCGCAAGATCGCCGCGACCTTTGCCTCGACCGGCACGCCGGCCTTCTTCGTTCACGCCGCCGAAGCGAGCCATGGCGACCTCGGCATGATCACCGCCGATGACGTCATCCTGGCGCTGTCATGGTCCGGCGAGCAGCCGGAGATGAAGAACCTCATCACCTATGCCACGCGCTTCAGCATCGGCCTCATCGCGATGACCTCGGAAGCCGGCTCGACACTCGCGCTCGCCGCCGATGTCGCGCTGACGCTGCCCAAGGCGCGCGAGGCCTGCCCGCATAATCTCGCACCCTCGACCTCGTCGCTGATGATGCTGGCGATGGGCGATGCTCTCGCAATCGCTTTGCTGGAAGGCCGTGGCTTCACGTCACGCGATTTCAGTGTGCTGCATCCCGGCGGCAAGCTTGGCGCGCTGCTGAAATACACCCGCGATCTCATGCATCAGGGCGACATGGTGCCGCTCAAGCCGCTCGGCACCAAGATGTCGGATGCGCTGGTGGAAATGTCCGCCAAGGGCTTTGGCTGCGTCGGCATCGTCGATGCCAGCGGCCATGTGGTTGGCATCGTCACCGACGGCGACCTCCGCCGCCACATGCGCGCCGACCTGATGACGGTGTCGGTCGATGACGTGATGACGAAGAACCCCAAGACCATCAGCCGCGACCTGCTCGCCGGCGAGGCGCTAGAACTCCTCAACACGGCGAAGATCACCGCGGTGCTGGTCACCGACGGCAAGAAGCCGGTCGGCATCGTGCACCTGCACGACCTGCTGCGCGCTGGCGTGGCGTAG